The Balaenoptera acutorostrata chromosome 10, mBalAcu1.1, whole genome shotgun sequence genome has a window encoding:
- the NCKIPSD gene encoding NCK-interacting protein with SH3 domain, whose product MYRALYAFRSAEPNALAFAAGETFLVLERSSAHWWLAARARSGETGYVPPAYLRRLQGLEQDVLQAIDRAIEAVHNAAMRDGGKYSLEQRGILQKLIHHRKETLSRRGPSAPNPATMTPSTSDHHLDAAAARQPNGVCRAGFERQHSLPSSEYLGADGGLYQIPPQPRRAAPATPPPPVKRRDREALVALGSGGRNATPSGGSSVSSSSSVGSTSLDTLYTGSSSSEPGPSCSPTPPPVPRRGTHTTVSQAQPPPSKVPNSEPPTEEVAVDTAPAPDELEALGALSLGTTEEKALAETAVPRTIGAELMELVRRNTGLSHELCRVAIGVVVGHIQASVPASSPIMEQVLLSLVEGKDLSTALPSGQVCHDQQRLEVIFADLARRKDDAQQRSWALYEDEGVIRCYLEELLHILTDADPEVCKKMCKRNEFESVLALVAYYQMEHRVSLRLLLLKCFGAMCSLDAAIISTLVSSVLPVELARDMQTDTQDHQKLCYSALILAMVFSMGEAVPYAHYEHLGTPFAQFLLSIVEDGLPLDTTEQLPDLCMNLLLALNLHLPAPDQNFIMAALSKHANVKIFSEKLLLLLNRGDDPVRIFKHEPQPPHSVLKFLQDVFASPATAAIFYHTDMMALIDITVRHIADLSPGDKLRMEYLSLMHAVVRSTPYLQHRHRLPDLQATLRRILTEEEASPQCQMDRMIVQEMCKEFPVLGEAPS is encoded by the exons ATGTACCGCGCGCTGTACGCGTTCCGCTCGGCGGAGCCCAACGCGCTGGCGTTCGCCGCGGGCGAGACCTTCCTGGTTCTGGAGCGCAGCAGCGCGCACTGGTGGCTGGCGGCGCGGGCGCGCAGTGGCGAGACGGGCTACGTGCCGCCCGCCTACCTGCGCCGCCTGCAG GGCCTGGAGCAGGATGTCCTCCAAGCCATTGACAGGGCCATTGAGGCTGTGCACAATGCAGCCATGCGGGATGGTGGCAAGTACAGCCTGGAGCAGCGCGGGATCCTCCA GAAGCTGATCCACCACCGGAAAGAGACCCTGTCCCGCAGAGGCCCCTCAGCCCCCAACCCTGCAACTATGACCCCATCCACCAGTGACCACCACCTGGATGCTGCTGCTGCCAGGCAGCCCAATGGGGTGTGTAGAGCTGGGTTCGAGCGGCAGCACAGCCTCCCCAGTTCTGAGTATCTTGGGGCAGATGGAGGCCTCTACCAG ATCCCGCCACAGCCTCGCCGAGCAGCACCCGCCACGCCACCCCCACCCGTGAAGCGCCGAGACCGCGAGGCCCTAGTGGCCTTGGGGAGTG GCGGCCGCAACGCCACGCCCTCTGGGGGCAGTTCTGTGTCCAGCAGCTCCTCTGTCGGCAGCACCTCCCTTGACACACTCTATACCGGCTCCAGCTCATCGGAGCCAGGCCCCAGCTGCTCACCCACGCCCCCACCTGTGCCCCGCCGAGGCACGCATACCACTGTGTCCCAAgcgcagccccctccctccaaggTGCCAAACTCGGAGCCCCCTACAGAGGAGGTAGCAGTTGATACAGCCCCAGCCCCTGATGAGCTGGAAGCCCTGGGTGCGCTGAGCCTGGGGACCACAGAAGAGAAGGCGCTGGCTGAGACTGCTGTGCCCAGGACCATCGGGGCAGAGCTGATGGAGCTCGTGCGGAGGAACACTGGCCTGAGCCACGAGCTGTGCCGAGTGGCCATTGGCGTCGTGGTGGGTCACATCCAGGCCTCCGTGCCGGCCAGCTCACCTATCATGGAGCAGGTCCTCCTCTCACTGGTAGAGGGCAAG GACCTGAGCACTGCCCTGCCCTCAGGGCAGGTCTGCCACGACCAGCAGAGGCTGGAAGTGATCTTTGCAGACCTGGCCCGGCGGAAGGATGACGCCCAGCAGCGCAGCTGGGCCCTGTATGAGGATGAGGGTGTCATCCGCTGCTACCTGGAGGAGCTGCTGCACATTCTG ACGGATGCAGACCCTGAAGTTTGCAAGAAAATGTGCAAGAGGAATGAGTTCGAGTCTGTCCTGGCCTTGGTGGCCTATTACCAAATG GAGCACCGGGTGTCGCTGCGGCTGCTGCTCCTCAAGTGCTTTGGCGCCATGTGCAGCCTGGACGCAGCCATCATCTCCACACTAGTGTCATCTGTGCTGCCTGTGGAGCTGGCGCGGGACATGCAGACAGACACGCAGG ACCATCAGAAACTCTGTTACTCCGCCCTCATTCTGGCCATGGTCTTCTCCATGGGGGAGGCAGTGCCCTATGCACACTATG AGCACCTGGGCACACCCTTCGCCCAGTTCCTGCTGAGCATCGTTGAGGACGGGCTGCCCTTGGACACGACCGAGCAACTGCCGGATCTCTGCATGAATCTACTTCTGGCTCTCAATTTGCACCTGCCAG CCCCTGACCAGAACTTCATCATGGCCGCCCTGAGCAAACACGCCAATGTCAAGATCTTCTCCGAGAAGCTACTGTTGCTCCTGAACAGAGGGG ATGACCCCGTGCGCATCTTTAAGCATGAGCCTCAGCCGCCACACTCCGTCCTCAAGTTCCTGCAGGACGTGTTTGCCAGCCCCGCCACAGCTGCCATCTTCTACCACACGGATATGATGGCGCTCATCGACATCACCGTGCGGCACATCGCGGACCTGTCGCCTGGAGATAAG CTTCGCATGGAGTACCTCTCCCTGATGCACGCTGTGGTCCGCTCCACACCCTACCTACAGCACCGCCACCGGCTCCCCGACCTGCAGGCCACACTGCGACGCATCCTAACCGAGGAGGAAGCCTCGCCCCAGTGCCAGATGGACCGCATGATTGTCCAAGAGATGTGCAAGGAATTCCCGGTGCTGGGCGAGGCCCCCAGCTAG
- the IP6K2 gene encoding inositol hexakisphosphate kinase 2 isoform X3 — protein MVSSFLDVLIFVRFADEFGASGNIETKEQGVVSVSFEEDEDRNLCLIAYPLKGDHGTMDSVDNSDCEPKSKLLRWTNKKHHVLETEKIPKDWVRQHRKEEKMKSHKLEEEFEWLKKSEVLYYSVEKKGNVSSQLKHYNPWSMKCHQQQLQRMKENAKHRNQYKFILLENLTSRYEVPCVLDLKMGTRQHGDDASEEKAANQIRKCQQSTSAVIGVRVCGMQVRGVQVYQAGSGQLMFMNKYHGRKLSVQGFKEALFQFFHNGRYLRRELLGPVLRKLTELKSVLERQESYRFYSSSLLVIYDGKERPEVALDSDAEDLEDLSEESADESAGAYAYKPIGTSSVDVRMIDFAHTTCRLYGEDSVVHEGQDAGYIFGLQSLIDIVTEISEESGE, from the exons ATGGTGTCATCTTTTCTAGATGTTTTGATATTTGTTAGGTTTGCAGATGAGTTTGGGGCCTCTGGCAACATAGAGACTAAGGAACagg GTGTGGTATCTGTGAGCTTTGAAGAAGATGAAGACAGGAACTTGTGTTTAATAGCATATCCATTAAAAGGGGACCACGGAACTATGGACAGTGTAGATAACTCAGACTGTGAACCAAAAAGTAAGCTGCTAAGGTGGACGAACAAAAAACATCACGTCCTAGAAACGGAAAAGATCCCTAAGGACTGGGTGCGGCAGCACCGGAAGGAAGAGAAGATGAAGAG CCATAAGTTAGAAGAAGAATTTGAGTGGCTGAAGAAATCTGAAGTCTTGTACTACAGTGTAGAGAAAAAGGGGAATGTCAGTTCCCAGCTTAAACACTACAACCCTTGGAGCATGAAGTGTCACCAGCAACAGTTACAGAGAATGAAGGAGAATGCAAAACATCGGAACCAGTACA AATTTATCTTACTGGAGAACCTGACTTCCCGTTATGAGGTGCCTTGTGTCCTGGACCTCAAGATGGGTACGCGCCAGCATGGTGACGATGCTTCAGAGGAGAAGGCAGCCAACCAGATCCGCAAATGCCAGCAGAGCACATCTGCAGTCATTGGTGTGCGCGTGTGTGGCATGCAGGTGAGAGGAGTGCAG GTGTACCAGGCAGGCAGTGGGCAGCTCATGTTCATGAACAAGTACCACGGACGGAAGCTGTCCGTGCAGGGCTTCAAGGAGGCacttttccagtttttccacaatGGGCGGTACCTGCGCCGGGAGCTCCTGGGCCCTGTGCTTAGGAAGCTGACTGAACTCAAGTCCGTGTTGGAGCGACAAGAATCCTACCGCTTCTACTCAAGCTCCCTGCTGGTCATTTATGATGGCAAGGAGCGGCCTGAAGTGGCCCTGGACTCAGATGCTGAGGACTTGGAGGACCTGTCAGAGGAGTCAGCCGACGAGTCGGCTGGTGCTTATGCCTACAAGCCCATCGGCACCAGTTCGGTGGACGTGCGCATGATTGATTTCGCACACACCACTTGCAGGCTGTATGGTGAGGACAGTGTGGTACACGAGGGCCAGGATGCTGGCTATATCTTTGGGCTCCAGAGCCTGATAGACATTGTCACAGAGATAAGTGAGGAAAGTGGGGAGTGA
- the IP6K2 gene encoding inositol hexakisphosphate kinase 2 isoform X2: MSPAFRAMDVEPRAKGILLEPFVHQVGGHSCVLRFNETTLCKPLVPREHQFYETLPAEMRKFTPQYKGVVSVSFEEDEDRNLCLIAYPLKGDHGTMDSVDNSDCEPKSKLLRWTNKKHHVLETEKIPKDWVRQHRKEEKMKSHKLEEEFEWLKKSEVLYYSVEKKGNVSSQLKHYNPWSMKCHQQQLQRMKENAKHRNQYKFILLENLTSRYEVPCVLDLKMGTRQHGDDASEEKAANQIRKCQQSTSAVIGVRVCGMQVYQAGSGQLMFMNKYHGRKLSVQGFKEALFQFFHNGRYLRRELLGPVLRKLTELKSVLERQESYRFYSSSLLVIYDGKERPEVALDSDAEDLEDLSEESADESAGAYAYKPIGTSSVDVRMIDFAHTTCRLYGEDSVVHEGQDAGYIFGLQSLIDIVTEISEESGE; this comes from the exons ATGAGCCCAGCCTTCAGGGCCATGGACGTGGAGCCCCGCGCCAAGGGCATCCTGCTGGAGCCCTTTGTCCACCAGGTCGGGGGGCACTCGTGCGTGCTCCGCTTCAACGAGACGACCCTGTGCAAGCCCCTGGTCCCGAGGGAGCACCAGTTCTACGAGACCCTCCCTGCGGAGATGCGCAAATTCACTCCCCAGTACAAAG GTGTGGTATCTGTGAGCTTTGAAGAAGATGAAGACAGGAACTTGTGTTTAATAGCATATCCATTAAAAGGGGACCACGGAACTATGGACAGTGTAGATAACTCAGACTGTGAACCAAAAAGTAAGCTGCTAAGGTGGACGAACAAAAAACATCACGTCCTAGAAACGGAAAAGATCCCTAAGGACTGGGTGCGGCAGCACCGGAAGGAAGAGAAGATGAAGAG CCATAAGTTAGAAGAAGAATTTGAGTGGCTGAAGAAATCTGAAGTCTTGTACTACAGTGTAGAGAAAAAGGGGAATGTCAGTTCCCAGCTTAAACACTACAACCCTTGGAGCATGAAGTGTCACCAGCAACAGTTACAGAGAATGAAGGAGAATGCAAAACATCGGAACCAGTACA AATTTATCTTACTGGAGAACCTGACTTCCCGTTATGAGGTGCCTTGTGTCCTGGACCTCAAGATGGGTACGCGCCAGCATGGTGACGATGCTTCAGAGGAGAAGGCAGCCAACCAGATCCGCAAATGCCAGCAGAGCACATCTGCAGTCATTGGTGTGCGCGTGTGTGGCATGCAG GTGTACCAGGCAGGCAGTGGGCAGCTCATGTTCATGAACAAGTACCACGGACGGAAGCTGTCCGTGCAGGGCTTCAAGGAGGCacttttccagtttttccacaatGGGCGGTACCTGCGCCGGGAGCTCCTGGGCCCTGTGCTTAGGAAGCTGACTGAACTCAAGTCCGTGTTGGAGCGACAAGAATCCTACCGCTTCTACTCAAGCTCCCTGCTGGTCATTTATGATGGCAAGGAGCGGCCTGAAGTGGCCCTGGACTCAGATGCTGAGGACTTGGAGGACCTGTCAGAGGAGTCAGCCGACGAGTCGGCTGGTGCTTATGCCTACAAGCCCATCGGCACCAGTTCGGTGGACGTGCGCATGATTGATTTCGCACACACCACTTGCAGGCTGTATGGTGAGGACAGTGTGGTACACGAGGGCCAGGATGCTGGCTATATCTTTGGGCTCCAGAGCCTGATAGACATTGTCACAGAGATAAGTGAGGAAAGTGGGGAGTGA
- the IP6K2 gene encoding inositol hexakisphosphate kinase 2 isoform X1, translating to MSPAFRAMDVEPRAKGILLEPFVHQVGGHSCVLRFNETTLCKPLVPREHQFYETLPAEMRKFTPQYKGVVSVSFEEDEDRNLCLIAYPLKGDHGTMDSVDNSDCEPKSKLLRWTNKKHHVLETEKIPKDWVRQHRKEEKMKSHKLEEEFEWLKKSEVLYYSVEKKGNVSSQLKHYNPWSMKCHQQQLQRMKENAKHRNQYKFILLENLTSRYEVPCVLDLKMGTRQHGDDASEEKAANQIRKCQQSTSAVIGVRVCGMQVRGVQVYQAGSGQLMFMNKYHGRKLSVQGFKEALFQFFHNGRYLRRELLGPVLRKLTELKSVLERQESYRFYSSSLLVIYDGKERPEVALDSDAEDLEDLSEESADESAGAYAYKPIGTSSVDVRMIDFAHTTCRLYGEDSVVHEGQDAGYIFGLQSLIDIVTEISEESGE from the exons ATGAGCCCAGCCTTCAGGGCCATGGACGTGGAGCCCCGCGCCAAGGGCATCCTGCTGGAGCCCTTTGTCCACCAGGTCGGGGGGCACTCGTGCGTGCTCCGCTTCAACGAGACGACCCTGTGCAAGCCCCTGGTCCCGAGGGAGCACCAGTTCTACGAGACCCTCCCTGCGGAGATGCGCAAATTCACTCCCCAGTACAAAG GTGTGGTATCTGTGAGCTTTGAAGAAGATGAAGACAGGAACTTGTGTTTAATAGCATATCCATTAAAAGGGGACCACGGAACTATGGACAGTGTAGATAACTCAGACTGTGAACCAAAAAGTAAGCTGCTAAGGTGGACGAACAAAAAACATCACGTCCTAGAAACGGAAAAGATCCCTAAGGACTGGGTGCGGCAGCACCGGAAGGAAGAGAAGATGAAGAG CCATAAGTTAGAAGAAGAATTTGAGTGGCTGAAGAAATCTGAAGTCTTGTACTACAGTGTAGAGAAAAAGGGGAATGTCAGTTCCCAGCTTAAACACTACAACCCTTGGAGCATGAAGTGTCACCAGCAACAGTTACAGAGAATGAAGGAGAATGCAAAACATCGGAACCAGTACA AATTTATCTTACTGGAGAACCTGACTTCCCGTTATGAGGTGCCTTGTGTCCTGGACCTCAAGATGGGTACGCGCCAGCATGGTGACGATGCTTCAGAGGAGAAGGCAGCCAACCAGATCCGCAAATGCCAGCAGAGCACATCTGCAGTCATTGGTGTGCGCGTGTGTGGCATGCAGGTGAGAGGAGTGCAG GTGTACCAGGCAGGCAGTGGGCAGCTCATGTTCATGAACAAGTACCACGGACGGAAGCTGTCCGTGCAGGGCTTCAAGGAGGCacttttccagtttttccacaatGGGCGGTACCTGCGCCGGGAGCTCCTGGGCCCTGTGCTTAGGAAGCTGACTGAACTCAAGTCCGTGTTGGAGCGACAAGAATCCTACCGCTTCTACTCAAGCTCCCTGCTGGTCATTTATGATGGCAAGGAGCGGCCTGAAGTGGCCCTGGACTCAGATGCTGAGGACTTGGAGGACCTGTCAGAGGAGTCAGCCGACGAGTCGGCTGGTGCTTATGCCTACAAGCCCATCGGCACCAGTTCGGTGGACGTGCGCATGATTGATTTCGCACACACCACTTGCAGGCTGTATGGTGAGGACAGTGTGGTACACGAGGGCCAGGATGCTGGCTATATCTTTGGGCTCCAGAGCCTGATAGACATTGTCACAGAGATAAGTGAGGAAAGTGGGGAGTGA
- the IP6K2 gene encoding inositol hexakisphosphate kinase 2 isoform X4 produces the protein MVSSFLDVLIFVRFADEFGASGNIETKEQGVVSVSFEEDEDRNLCLIAYPLKGDHGTMDSVDNSDCEPKSKLLRWTNKKHHVLETEKIPKDWVRQHRKEEKMKSHKLEEEFEWLKKSEVLYYSVEKKGNVSSQLKHYNPWSMKCHQQQLQRMKENAKHRNQYKFILLENLTSRYEVPCVLDLKMGTRQHGDDASEEKAANQIRKCQQSTSAVIGVRVCGMQVYQAGSGQLMFMNKYHGRKLSVQGFKEALFQFFHNGRYLRRELLGPVLRKLTELKSVLERQESYRFYSSSLLVIYDGKERPEVALDSDAEDLEDLSEESADESAGAYAYKPIGTSSVDVRMIDFAHTTCRLYGEDSVVHEGQDAGYIFGLQSLIDIVTEISEESGE, from the exons ATGGTGTCATCTTTTCTAGATGTTTTGATATTTGTTAGGTTTGCAGATGAGTTTGGGGCCTCTGGCAACATAGAGACTAAGGAACagg GTGTGGTATCTGTGAGCTTTGAAGAAGATGAAGACAGGAACTTGTGTTTAATAGCATATCCATTAAAAGGGGACCACGGAACTATGGACAGTGTAGATAACTCAGACTGTGAACCAAAAAGTAAGCTGCTAAGGTGGACGAACAAAAAACATCACGTCCTAGAAACGGAAAAGATCCCTAAGGACTGGGTGCGGCAGCACCGGAAGGAAGAGAAGATGAAGAG CCATAAGTTAGAAGAAGAATTTGAGTGGCTGAAGAAATCTGAAGTCTTGTACTACAGTGTAGAGAAAAAGGGGAATGTCAGTTCCCAGCTTAAACACTACAACCCTTGGAGCATGAAGTGTCACCAGCAACAGTTACAGAGAATGAAGGAGAATGCAAAACATCGGAACCAGTACA AATTTATCTTACTGGAGAACCTGACTTCCCGTTATGAGGTGCCTTGTGTCCTGGACCTCAAGATGGGTACGCGCCAGCATGGTGACGATGCTTCAGAGGAGAAGGCAGCCAACCAGATCCGCAAATGCCAGCAGAGCACATCTGCAGTCATTGGTGTGCGCGTGTGTGGCATGCAG GTGTACCAGGCAGGCAGTGGGCAGCTCATGTTCATGAACAAGTACCACGGACGGAAGCTGTCCGTGCAGGGCTTCAAGGAGGCacttttccagtttttccacaatGGGCGGTACCTGCGCCGGGAGCTCCTGGGCCCTGTGCTTAGGAAGCTGACTGAACTCAAGTCCGTGTTGGAGCGACAAGAATCCTACCGCTTCTACTCAAGCTCCCTGCTGGTCATTTATGATGGCAAGGAGCGGCCTGAAGTGGCCCTGGACTCAGATGCTGAGGACTTGGAGGACCTGTCAGAGGAGTCAGCCGACGAGTCGGCTGGTGCTTATGCCTACAAGCCCATCGGCACCAGTTCGGTGGACGTGCGCATGATTGATTTCGCACACACCACTTGCAGGCTGTATGGTGAGGACAGTGTGGTACACGAGGGCCAGGATGCTGGCTATATCTTTGGGCTCCAGAGCCTGATAGACATTGTCACAGAGATAAGTGAGGAAAGTGGGGAGTGA